DNA from Sphingomonas psychrotolerans:
CATCTCGCCATATTTCGCCAACGCCGCCTGATCGCCGCCCGCCCGATAGACGAGTTCGGCCAGGTAGATCGGATGCGGCTGCTGCCACATGATGAACGGATTGACCGTGCTCGGGCTGTTCCACCCGTTCGGCCCGGCCATCTTGCTCCACCACGCACCCCGCACTCGGTGACGCCGGGCGAGCTGTTGGGCCTGGGGCAACATCTTCAGATACCAGCCGAGGCTGCGTTCGAGCAATTGGGGCCGGCCCCAGCTCGCCCAATGCCCGGTATGGAAGATCGGCATCTCGAGGTGGAACTTGCCGTTCCAGCTGTTCGAGAACAGCCCTTCCTCCTGCGGCGGAACCTCGCCGGTCTGATTGATCGCGGCGAGATATTGCGAGAGCACCACGCGCCGTTCGAGCTCTGCGGCCCGCGCGTCGGTGCTGCCGCTGAAGTCGATCGCGCCACCGTGCATCCAGTAATCGCGCCAATGCGTTGCGACCGCCGCAACGGCATAGGCGCCGGGCTGTTGCCGGGTACGTTCGAAGCTGACCGTCGCATCCAGCCGGTCGCCGCCCTGACGAAGCACACGAAAGCGATGCGGGCCGGCTCGCGCGATCATGCCGCCCGGCGCGCCGATCGCCGAATAATAATGCGTCGTATCGAGCGTGCGCTCCGCCACCAATTGCCCGGCGCGCTGGCTCAGGACCCGCGTGCGATGCGCCTCGTCGTGCGTCCAATCGGACGGATCGGGATTGAGCTTCGCGGATATGCCGGGATAGCGGACATCGACGCCGATCCTGCCCGAAGCGACCAGCGGCGAGCGGATCGACACCATCACCATGTCGCGGCTCGGGTGCACGCGCGTCTCCACCGTCACCGGCTGGCCGTCGAACACGAAGCTGCTGACGAGCGCGCCCGACCACAGGTCGAGCCTCTGGCGGGTCCCGGTGATATCCGCGAACCGCGCCTGCGTGCCATCCGCCCGGAGCAGCGCGAGGCTTACCCGGCCGAGCGAGAAGCGGTGCGGATTCTCACGCAGCCATTGCAGCGCGGGCCTTTGCGCGATCTCGGACCAGTCGCGGATCCACGGATAAGGCTGCGCGCCCCGGCCGGGGACTGGCACCATCACCAGCCCGTCGCGCTCGGTATAGCCCCTGGGGTTAGGGAAACTGTGCCACGCCCATTGCGCCATGGTCAGCAGCGGCGCGATCGTCGAATATTGCTCGGGAAAGGTCTGCAGCCCGGTGATGTCGGCAGTGAAACCCAGATTGCCGTTGCCGAGCATCAATGGGGCGTGCGGGTCTACGCGGGTGAGTGTCACATTGTGGCGGGTGACCAGCGCCTGCCGGTCGATTGGCTGGCCGGCGGCCGGGGAGGTGAGGGCCGTTGCCGCGAAGACGAGCAGGGGCCACCGCATCTCGCGCCGCCTCATATAACCCCCTCACCCCGGCGAAGGCCGGGGCCCAGAGCCACAAACGCTGCCCTGCGAGGCTCTGGATCCCGGCCGGCGCCGGGATGACGCGGGAAGGGGAGCGTCACTCTACGCCCGCTGCATCCGCGGCGGCTGCGCCACCGGATCCTTGTGCCCCGGCATCTTCGGATAATCGGGCCAGTCGAGCCCGCTGACCAGCTCGCCGATCTTCACTGGCTTGCCGGTCTCGAAGCAGCGGTTGGCGGCAACGCCGATCAGGATCGAGGCGGCCCCGCTGCGCTCGTCGGCGGCGCGCAGCAGCGGGTCCTTCGGTGCGTTCGGATCGAAGATGTCGGCGAGCATCACGGCGTCGCCGCCGCCATGCCCGCCCGCGCCGGTCGCCGGCACGATGTCGCGCGGATTCCCGCGCATCGGCACGATCCGGGTCTTGATCCGGTCGCTCTCGTCCTGGCCGCTCGCACCGGCGACGCCGGCCTGCTCGACCACGCTGTGCTCGAGCCGGCCCTTCGTGCCGTTGAAGGCGATGTGATAGCCTTCCCACGCATTGAACGCGTTGAGGCTGTAGCTCAGCGTCGTGCCGCCGGCATAGCCGACGATCACGTTCATTGTGTCCTCAATGTTGATTTCGGGGCGCCAGACGCACTGATCGCGGAAATAGCCCTCATATTTCTCGTTATCGAGGAACAGCGCCTTCAATCCCGGATCGGCAGCCATATCGAAATAGAAATTGCATTCGGCCTTTTCGGGGCAGGTGCGGCAGCGCTGATGCGGCCCCTGCAAGCCGAAGCGGCGCGCCATCTCGGGGGTGTAGAATTCGCGTTTGCCGGTGGCGTTGACGCTGACCGGCAAGTCCGAGAGCCACCAATTGACCAGATCGAAATGGTGCGTCGCCTTGTGCACCATCAGCCCGCCGGAGATCGCCTTGTTCGAATGCCACCGGCGGAAATAATCGGCGCCGTGGACGGTGTTGAGCAGCCACTGGAAATCGATCGACAGTATGTCGCCGATCTCGCCCGACATCAGCAGCTCCTTCACCTGGCTGCGGAACGGCGAATAGCGATAGTTGAAGGTCACGCGGATGTGCCGCCCGCTGCGTTTGACTGCGTCGAGGATGCGCTGTGCCTTCTCCGCGGTGGTCGTCATCGGTTTTTCGGTGATGACGTCGCAGCCGGCGTCGAGCGCGCGGACGACATAATCGTCATGGAACGCGTCGGGCGTGGTGATGATCACTGCGTCGGGCTTGAGCTCGCGCAGCATCTTGTCGAAATCGGCCGCGAGATACGGCGCTGGGGGCTTCGCGCCGGCCTTGGTTGCGCGGGCGGAAATATGATTGAGCCGGCCGGGATTGGTGTCGCAGGCGGCGATCAGCTCGCCATGTGCCTTGTGGGGTCCCCACAAAGCTTCCTGGTACAGGCGATTGCGGCTGCCGACGCCTACCGCGACATAGCGCTTGCGCTTGTCCGCGGCGACGCTTGCCGCATTGGCGTCGAGCGCAGTCGCGAGCGCGGTGCCCGCCGCGAGTCCGCCCAGAACGTCACGCCGCCGAACGGCGGGTCCTTCGCTACGATCCATGCTCAATCCTCTCCTGCCGGGCTTTTGCGCCCTTCTTTCGAACTTCAGCGGCGTGTCGTCTCCACCAGCGCGTCGCGGGTGATCTGGTCGATGCTGGTGCAGCCGGTCAGAGCCATCGCGACTCGCATCTCGGCCTCGACCAGCTTGAGCATGTGGCTGACGCCCGCCTCGCCGCGTGCCGCTAGCGCGAAGGTCCAGGCGCGGCCGAGCAGCACGCCCTTCGCTCCCAATGCGAGCATCCGTACCACGTCGAGTCCGGAGCGCACTCCACCATCGGCGAGCACGGTCAATTTGTCGCCCACTGCGTCGGCGATCGCCGGGAGGGCGTGCGCAGTCGAGGGAACGCCGTCGAGCTGGCGGCCGCCATGGTTGGAGACGACGATCCCGTCGGCGCCGATCTCGGCCGCCGCGCGCGCGTCCTCGGCGTCGAGGATGCCCTTGATGATCAGCGGGCCGTTCCAGCGCTCGCGGATGAAGTCGAGGTCGCGCCAGCTCACCGTGGGGTCGAAATTGCCCCGCATCCATGCGAAGAAATCCTCGAGCCCGGTATTCTTGCCGAGCACCGGGGCGACGTTGCCGAGCTGGTGCGGGCGGCCGTGCACGCCGACGTCCCACGCCCAGCCCGGGCGCTGCACTGCCTGCCACATCCGGCGGAGGCCGCCGGACATGCCGCTCGCGCCGGCAAGGCCCGAGCGATAGTCGCGATAGCGTGATCCCGGAACCGGCATGTCGACGGTGAAGACCAGAGCGTTACACCCCGCCGCGGTCGCCTGGTCGAGCAATTCGCGCATGAACCCGCGGTCGCGGATCATGTAGAGCTGAAACCAGAAAGGCGCACTCGTCCCGCGCGCCACTTCGCCCAGGGGGCAGGCGGAAACGGTGGAGAGGCAAAAGGGAATGCCCGCTTTCTCCGCCGCGCGTGCCGCCTGCACTTCGCCGCGCCGCGCGCTCATCCCCGCCAGCCCGATCGGCGCCAGCGCGACCGGCATCGCCAGCTTCTGCCCGAACAGCTCGGTGGTGAGATCGAGCGACGAGACGTCGCGCAGGATGCGCTGACGCAGTGCGATCGCCGCGAGATCGTCGACATTCCGTTTCAGCGTCACTTCGGCATAGGAGCCGCCGTCGATATATTCGAACAGGAAATGCGGCAGCCGCCGGCGGGCGAGCTCGCGATAATCGAGGGTGGAAGCTGCTTGTCTCATTGCGTGATATGCTGTGCCATAAGATGGAACCCGCTGTCGAGCCAGCTTCGGCGGTCGTCACGATGCGCGCAAGGCTTGGCGCTGACCAGCGGTAAATGATAGCGCTCCCAACCGCCGGCGGCGACCGGTGGGGGAGAGCGCATATGTGGAAGTTCGTGAGCCTGGCTGTGGCGCTGGCAATGCCGGCGGCGGCGCAGGCGCAGGCGACCTACACCAATCCGATTCTCTATGCGGACTATTCCGATCCCGACGTGATCCGCGTCGGGCAGGATTATTATATGGTGGCCTCGAGCTTCCATTTCTCGCCGGGCATCCCGGTGCTCAAGTCGCGCGACCTCGTCCATTGGACGATCATCGGGCATGTCCTGCCGCGGCTGCCGTTCGGGCCGCTCTACGACATGCCCGGCCCGCACACCCTCACCGACAAGATCTCCAAGCCGATCGGCGGCACCAAATATGCCAGCGGCGTCTGGGCGCCGAGCATCCGCCATCACGCCGGCAAATTCTGGGTCTATTGGGCGACCCCCGACGAAGGCGTGTTCATGGCCACCGCCAGCGATCCGGCAGGCCCGTGGACCGCGCCGGTCGCGGTCATCGCCAAACCCGGCCTCGAGGATCCATGCCCCTTTTGGGATGACGACGGGACTGCCTGGCTCGTCCACGGCAAGGTCGGCGCCGGCCCGCTGGTCCTCCATCGGATGCGCCCCGACGGCACCGGCGTGCTCGACGAAGGCACGGTGATCGCCGAGGACAAGGAGAAGCTCCCCGTCCTCGAAGGCCCCAAATTCTACAAGCGGAACGGCTATTATTACATCTGGGCGCCGATCGGCGGGGTCGGCACCGGCCCGCAGGCAGTCGGCCGCGCGCGCGACATACGTGGTCCGTACGCGTGGCGAGTCGTCCTCGATCCCGGCACCACCCCGGTGCAGGGGCCGCACCAGGGCGGCTATGTCGAGACGCCGTCGGGCGAGGGCTGGTTCGCGCATTTCAATTCGACCGGGGCATTCGGCCGCATCGTCCATCTCCAGCCGGTGCGCTGGGCGGACGATTGGCCGCTGGTCGGCCAGCCGATCCCCGACAAACAATCCGGACAGCCGGTGCTGACATATCGCATGCCAGCCGCGGCGACTGCCGATCGCCTGCAGGATTCGGATGAATTCGCCGGCCGCACGCTCGGCCTGCAATGGTCGTGGAACCACAACCCCGTCGACAGCGCGTGGAGCCTGGCACGGCGCCCCGGCTGGCTCCGCCTCACCGCGATGCCCGCCGACCATCTCGTCACTGCGCGCAACACGCTCACCCAGATCCTTCAGGGGCCGCGCACCCGCGTCACCACACGGCTCGACATCGGCCATATGGCGGAGGGCCAACGCGCCGGGCTTACCTTGTTCGGCGTGCGGCCGAGCTGGATCGGCGTGGTGCGCAGCGCCGGCATCAATCGAATCGCGGTTGCGGCGGAAGGCGAGGAAACCGCCGGCCCGCGACTCGCCGGCGCGACGGTGGTGCTCGCCGCCGAAGTGAGCGAGGGACAGGCGGTGCGTTATTCGTACAGCCTCGACAATGGGCGCAATTTCGCCCCGCTCGGTCCGCCGCTCTGGCTGGCGCGCTTCTCATGGTGGAAGGGCTCGCGGCCCGGAGTTTTCACCTTCACCCGCGGGTCAGCCGGCCTAGTCGACATAGACTGGTTCCGTGTCGCGCGCAGCGACCGTTGAACGCCGGTCGCCGACGCAAACCCTAATCACACATGTGGCATTTTTGCCGCAAGTCACGGGTTTCGTTTTTGCATCGCGGCAATGAAAGCGCGACCATCTGTTAAGTACTAGAAATTGTTTGGAAAACTATCGCACACAGAGCATGTGTTCGACTGTTGACAACGTAAGACAATTTGGTAGCGTTAACATCGAGTGGCGACCACGCCGGCTCATATAAAAAACCATGCGGCGTGCTTTCGGCATGCTGACGAGGAGGGGACAGATGAATAGCTTACGGCTCACGCCGGCGCTCGCGCGCACGGCTTCCGCAATCGCCATCACCGCTTGCCTGATGATGCCCGGCATCGCAGCGGCGCAGGACGCCGCAGCGGCGCAGGCAGACCAGACAGCGCAGGACGATACGGCCACCGGCGAGGACATCATCGTCACCGGCATCCGCGCGTCGCTGGACCAGGCGATCGCGATCAAGCGCAACTCCGCCGGCGTCGTCGACGCGATCTCCGCTGAAGACATCGGCAAATTCCCCGACACCAACCTCGCCGAGTCGCTCCAGCGTATCACCGGCGTATCGATCACCCGCGCCAATGGCGAAGGCTCGCAGGTCGCAGTCCGCGGCTTCAGCGGCGGGTTCAACCTCGTGACGCTGAACGGCCGCCAGCTTCCCTCCACCAGCATCGACACCAGCACCGGCAACGCCTTCGCGCGCGGCACCGGCCGCTCGTTCGACTTCCAGAACCTCGCGTCGGAAGGCGTCGCCACGCTGGAAGTCTACAAGACCGGCCGCTCCAACATCCCTTCAGGCGGCATCGGCGCGTCGATCAACGTCGTCACGCGCCGCCCGCTCGACGCGCGGGAAGACGGCTTTTCCGGTTCGATCGGCGCCAAGGCGCTGTATGACCGCTCGGTAGAGGATGCCGAGGGTGATCTGAGCAAGATCACGCCCGAAGTCTCCGGCCTGATCAACTGGAAGAACGATGCCGGAACCTTCGGCGTCACCGTGTTCGGCAGCTACCAGCTGCGCGAATCGACTTCGATCCAGTCGAACCCGAACTATTGGAACATCGTGCCGGTGGCCGCCTTCATGGCTCGGGACGGCGTCTACACCACGCCGACCACGAACATCACCAACGCCCCGACGACGCCGTACGTCCAGATCCCTAACGACAGCCGCTACCAGTTCTCCGAGAATCGCCGCGAGCGCATGAACGGCCAGGCGGTCGTCCAGTTCAAGCCGTCGGATGCCATCGAGATCACCGTCGACGGCCTCTATGCGCGGAACAAGCTGAGCGACGAGCGCAGCGAGCAGACCAACTGGTTCCAGCGTCCGTTCAGCGACGTCACTTTCGACGACAACAAGCAGATGCAGAGTGCCGTCATCCTCGCCGAGGCCAAGCAGGCGGACAAGGGCTACGAGCAGCAGCGTTTTGCCACCGATACCGAATTGTATTCGATCGGCGGCAATCTGAAGTGGAACTTCACCGACGCCCTGTCGCTGACGCTCGACGCCAACCACTCGAAGTCGACGACCAATCCGGACAATTCGAACGGCTCGTCGGCGACGACGATCTCGATCGGTGCGCCGGTCCGCGCAACGCATCGCGTCGACTTCACCAGCGGCTTCCCGCAGCAGTCGGAAACGATCAACGACTGCAACGCGACCAACGGCGGCCGCGGCGGCAACTGCAACAACCAGCTCGATATCGGCGATATGGGCACGCAGATCGCGCGCACGATCACCTCGGAGCAGGAAGCCCGGATCAACCAATACGGTGCGGAATTCGCCTGGGACCTGGGCGAGGGGAGCCGCTTCACCTTCGGCGGCGATTATGTCGATGCGAAAATGCGGTCGGCGACTTCCGATACTCAGCAGATGCTGGGTGACTGGGGCATCACCGACACCGGCCTCGTAAACCAGCTGGCCAGCGATCTCGTCAAAACCTACTGCATGACCTGCAAGTTCGACAAATATGATCCGGCTTCGACCGGGTCGGCGCTGGTCGCGTTCCGCGGAAACGCAGTCGATCTGCTCAATGTCTTCTCCCCTTATTATACGAACAGCGGGATCGCCGGCAGGGGCGTCATGCAGCAGGGGTCGGCCGACGACACGGTGGGCGAGAAGACCTGGGCGGTCTACGGCCAGATGGCCTGGTCCGGCGAAATTGGCGGGCGCCGTGCAAATGCGCTGATCGGCGCCCGCTACGAGCAGACGAGGGTCAATTCGCTCAGTCTCCAGTCGGTGCCGGCGGCGATGCGCTGGACGCAGGACAACGACTTCAACGTCGACGGTGGACCCGCCGGCGGTGCCGTGACCGTAAAGGCGAAGTACGACAATCTGTTGCCGTCGATGGACTTCAACATCGAGGTGCTCGACAACGTGATGGCGCGTGCCTCGTTCAGCCAGACGCTCGCCCGGGCGGACTATGGCAATTTGTTCGCATCGGTGACTGCGAACGCGCCGAACCGTCCGACGGCACTCGGTGCGGCGCCTGCGGGCGCAACCAGGCAGGATCCGGCGCTGCTGCCGCTCGAATCCGACAATTTCGACGTGTCGCTGGAGTGGTATTACAAGCCTTCGAGCTTCGTCTCGGTCGGCTTCTTCAACAAGAATGTGCGCAACTTCATCGGTAACCAGGTCACCAACGGCAACCTTTTCGGCCTGCGGGATCCAGGCTCGGGTGCCGCGGGCTCACGTTCCGGCGTCGCGCTGAATTATCTCAGGTCCAACGGAATTGCCCTGAGCGACATCAATCTGTTCGCATACACCGCGCTTCTGGTGCAGAATAATGGAAACGCCGCGGCCGCAACCACGGCGTTCCAGGCGAACTATAACCCCGTCACCGGCAATCTCGACCGGATCAGCGGAAGCTTCTACAATAATCTTGCCACCTCGGTCGACATTCTCGGGGATGCCAACGATCCGCTCGTCAACTTTGCGATCAGCGGTCCGGTCAACAACCGCGAAGGCAATATCCACGGCTTCGAAGTCGCCTGGACCCACTTCTTCGGGCAAACCGGCTTCGGCTTCTCGGCGTCGTACACCAAGGTCGACGGCGACGTGAACGTGGATCCCTATGCCGATCCGAACGTCAACATCTTCGCGCTGACGGGGCTGGGCGACAGTGCCAACCTCACTGCCATCTACGACAAGGGCGGTCTTTCGGCCCGCGTCTCGTACAACTGGCGCGACAAGTATCTGTCGGGAACCAACCAGGGCGGCAACCGCAACCCGCTGTTCACCGACACCTTCGGCACGCTGGACGCGAACATCAGCTACGACATAACCCAGAACTTCTCGCTGTCGCTCGAGGCGGTCAATCTGACGAGCGAGTCGTTCCGGCAATATGCCCGTACCGAGACCAATTTGGTCTATGTTCAGGAGCTCAAGCCGCGCTTCTGGCTTGGCGGGCGTTTCCGCTTCTGACCGAATTCGGGAGTGGGCCCCGGTCCACTCCCGATAAAGGGGGAGAAAGGCCGCCGCGCGCTGTGCAGCGGCCTTTTTCTTTTG
Protein-coding regions in this window:
- a CDS encoding Gfo/Idh/MocA family protein; this encodes MDRSEGPAVRRRDVLGGLAAGTALATALDANAASVAADKRKRYVAVGVGSRNRLYQEALWGPHKAHGELIAACDTNPGRLNHISARATKAGAKPPAPYLAADFDKMLRELKPDAVIITTPDAFHDDYVVRALDAGCDVITEKPMTTTAEKAQRILDAVKRSGRHIRVTFNYRYSPFRSQVKELLMSGEIGDILSIDFQWLLNTVHGADYFRRWHSNKAISGGLMVHKATHHFDLVNWWLSDLPVSVNATGKREFYTPEMARRFGLQGPHQRCRTCPEKAECNFYFDMAADPGLKALFLDNEKYEGYFRDQCVWRPEINIEDTMNVIVGYAGGTTLSYSLNAFNAWEGYHIAFNGTKGRLEHSVVEQAGVAGASGQDESDRIKTRIVPMRGNPRDIVPATGAGGHGGGDAVMLADIFDPNAPKDPLLRAADERSGAASILIGVAANRCFETGKPVKIGELVSGLDWPDYPKMPGHKDPVAQPPRMQRA
- the lldD gene encoding FMN-dependent L-lactate dehydrogenase LldD; translation: MRQAASTLDYRELARRRLPHFLFEYIDGGSYAEVTLKRNVDDLAAIALRQRILRDVSSLDLTTELFGQKLAMPVALAPIGLAGMSARRGEVQAARAAEKAGIPFCLSTVSACPLGEVARGTSAPFWFQLYMIRDRGFMRELLDQATAAGCNALVFTVDMPVPGSRYRDYRSGLAGASGMSGGLRRMWQAVQRPGWAWDVGVHGRPHQLGNVAPVLGKNTGLEDFFAWMRGNFDPTVSWRDLDFIRERWNGPLIIKGILDAEDARAAAEIGADGIVVSNHGGRQLDGVPSTAHALPAIADAVGDKLTVLADGGVRSGLDVVRMLALGAKGVLLGRAWTFALAARGEAGVSHMLKLVEAEMRVAMALTGCTSIDQITRDALVETTRR
- a CDS encoding glycoside hydrolase family 43 protein gives rise to the protein MWKFVSLAVALAMPAAAQAQATYTNPILYADYSDPDVIRVGQDYYMVASSFHFSPGIPVLKSRDLVHWTIIGHVLPRLPFGPLYDMPGPHTLTDKISKPIGGTKYASGVWAPSIRHHAGKFWVYWATPDEGVFMATASDPAGPWTAPVAVIAKPGLEDPCPFWDDDGTAWLVHGKVGAGPLVLHRMRPDGTGVLDEGTVIAEDKEKLPVLEGPKFYKRNGYYYIWAPIGGVGTGPQAVGRARDIRGPYAWRVVLDPGTTPVQGPHQGGYVETPSGEGWFAHFNSTGAFGRIVHLQPVRWADDWPLVGQPIPDKQSGQPVLTYRMPAAATADRLQDSDEFAGRTLGLQWSWNHNPVDSAWSLARRPGWLRLTAMPADHLVTARNTLTQILQGPRTRVTTRLDIGHMAEGQRAGLTLFGVRPSWIGVVRSAGINRIAVAAEGEETAGPRLAGATVVLAAEVSEGQAVRYSYSLDNGRNFAPLGPPLWLARFSWWKGSRPGVFTFTRGSAGLVDIDWFRVARSDR
- a CDS encoding TonB-dependent receptor codes for the protein MNSLRLTPALARTASAIAITACLMMPGIAAAQDAAAAQADQTAQDDTATGEDIIVTGIRASLDQAIAIKRNSAGVVDAISAEDIGKFPDTNLAESLQRITGVSITRANGEGSQVAVRGFSGGFNLVTLNGRQLPSTSIDTSTGNAFARGTGRSFDFQNLASEGVATLEVYKTGRSNIPSGGIGASINVVTRRPLDAREDGFSGSIGAKALYDRSVEDAEGDLSKITPEVSGLINWKNDAGTFGVTVFGSYQLRESTSIQSNPNYWNIVPVAAFMARDGVYTTPTTNITNAPTTPYVQIPNDSRYQFSENRRERMNGQAVVQFKPSDAIEITVDGLYARNKLSDERSEQTNWFQRPFSDVTFDDNKQMQSAVILAEAKQADKGYEQQRFATDTELYSIGGNLKWNFTDALSLTLDANHSKSTTNPDNSNGSSATTISIGAPVRATHRVDFTSGFPQQSETINDCNATNGGRGGNCNNQLDIGDMGTQIARTITSEQEARINQYGAEFAWDLGEGSRFTFGGDYVDAKMRSATSDTQQMLGDWGITDTGLVNQLASDLVKTYCMTCKFDKYDPASTGSALVAFRGNAVDLLNVFSPYYTNSGIAGRGVMQQGSADDTVGEKTWAVYGQMAWSGEIGGRRANALIGARYEQTRVNSLSLQSVPAAMRWTQDNDFNVDGGPAGGAVTVKAKYDNLLPSMDFNIEVLDNVMARASFSQTLARADYGNLFASVTANAPNRPTALGAAPAGATRQDPALLPLESDNFDVSLEWYYKPSSFVSVGFFNKNVRNFIGNQVTNGNLFGLRDPGSGAAGSRSGVALNYLRSNGIALSDINLFAYTALLVQNNGNAAAATTAFQANYNPVTGNLDRISGSFYNNLATSVDILGDANDPLVNFAISGPVNNREGNIHGFEVAWTHFFGQTGFGFSASYTKVDGDVNVDPYADPNVNIFALTGLGDSANLTAIYDKGGLSARVSYNWRDKYLSGTNQGGNRNPLFTDTFGTLDANISYDITQNFSLSLEAVNLTSESFRQYARTETNLVYVQELKPRFWLGGRFRF